The window CAATCAGTCCTGGGGCGGCCGCTTCAGTGAACCCGTCGACGCCTTCGTCGCCCGCTTCACCGCCTCCGTCACTTTCGACCAGCGCCTGTATCGCCACGACATCATGGGCTCGATCGCCCACGCCACCATGCTGGCCAAGGTCGGCGTGCTGACCGACGCCGAGCGCGACAGCATCACCGATGGCCTGAAGACCATCCAGGGTGAAATCGAGGCCGGCCAGTTCGACTGGCGCATCGACCTCGAAGACGTGCACATGAACATCGAGGCGCGCCTGACCGACCGCATCGGCGTGACCGGTAAAAAGCTCCATACCGGACGCAGCCGTAACGACCAGGTCGCCACCGACATCCGCCTGTGGCTGCGTGACGAGATCGACCTGATCCTGGGCGAAATCACCCGCCTGCAACAAGGCTTGCTGGAGCAGGCCGAGCGCGAAGCCGGCAGCATCATGCCGGGCTTCACCCACCTGCAAACCGCGCAGCCGGTAACCTTCGGGCACCACATGCTGGCCTGGTTCGAAATGCTCAGCCGCGACTACGAGCGTCTGGTCGACTGCCGCAAGCGCACCAATCGCATGCCGCTGGGCAGCGCCGCGCTGGCTGGCACCACTTACCCGATTGATCGCGAATACACCGCTCAACTGCTGGGCTTCGACGCGGTCGGCGGCAACTCGCTGGACAACGTGTCCGATCGTGATTTCGCCATCGAGTTCTGCTCGGCCGCGAGCATCGCGATGATGCACTTGTCGCGCTTCTCCGAAGAGCTGGTGCTGTGGACCAGCGCGCAGTTCCAGTTCATCGATCTGCCAGACCGCTTCTGCACCGGCAGCTCGATCATGCCGCAAAAGAAAAACCCGGACGTGCCCGAGCTGGTTCGCGGCAAGACCGGTCGCGTGTTCGGCGCGCTGATGGGCCTGCTGACCTTGAT is drawn from Pseudomonas sp. 31-12 and contains these coding sequences:
- the argH gene encoding argininosuccinate lyase — its product is MSTDKTNQSWGGRFSEPVDAFVARFTASVTFDQRLYRHDIMGSIAHATMLAKVGVLTDAERDSITDGLKTIQGEIEAGQFDWRIDLEDVHMNIEARLTDRIGVTGKKLHTGRSRNDQVATDIRLWLRDEIDLILGEITRLQQGLLEQAEREAGSIMPGFTHLQTAQPVTFGHHMLAWFEMLSRDYERLVDCRKRTNRMPLGSAALAGTTYPIDREYTAQLLGFDAVGGNSLDNVSDRDFAIEFCSAASIAMMHLSRFSEELVLWTSAQFQFIDLPDRFCTGSSIMPQKKNPDVPELVRGKTGRVFGALMGLLTLMKGQPLAYNKDNQEDKEPLFDAADTLRDSLRAFADMIPAIKPKHAMMREAALRGFSTATDLADYLVRRGLPFRDCHEIVGHAVKYGVESGKDLAEMSLEELRKFSDQIDQDVFAVLTLEGSVNARDHIGGTAPAQVKKAVARGQALLASR